The following coding sequences lie in one Arachis stenosperma cultivar V10309 chromosome 5, arast.V10309.gnm1.PFL2, whole genome shotgun sequence genomic window:
- the LOC130980215 gene encoding uncharacterized protein LOC130980215: protein MMDTGACLWMMTDNKIFGIRIEKLEKLGKNEVRDWKSHLEPAPFDFHLELPEVNMSPFIFASKLFLTTEPNDSGTKIYQISYVGGDTVEISEAVATGAIPPLPTGFPNYIANIKGDVYFVGQLDAQGLCGTGLWVLRSNSREWVSVSAPPTEYDSDNLGCPFGFVLKDKLFLCPLPARGISYVYDPPANKWTRLESTFSPSDHHSLPSFVLVSPPGDVGDRSVVLTGRMKSLPGRSRVKYDIHALLVDNQDYRVHRRQRLDEVWEAIQPSFFKASDSDLSLVDLGNSKVCVMIGGLAERIPSLCILVVELGLVQEEEQQRFLSVRVLVNRVFDMVPDNLEDRSLEVPCTSFIFSLSKGMPGKHPYSQDCISPRKVPKLAGGTNPSNPTTSFEQE, encoded by the coding sequence ATGATGGATACAGGAGCATGCCTGTGGATGATGACAGACAACAAAATCTTTGGCATCCGCATTGAGAAGTTAGAAAAATTGGGGAAGAATGAGGTTAGGGATTGGAAATCCCATCTTGAGCCGGCTCCCTTTGATTTCCATTTGGAGCTTCCAGAGGTCAACATGTCTCCCTTTATCTTCGCCTCGAAACTTTTCTTAACCACTGAGCCAAACGATTCTGGCACGAAGATCTACCAAATCTCCTATGTCGGCGGCGATACGGTGGAAATATCTGAGGCGGTAGCGACGGGCGCAATCCCTCCGCTACCGACCGGCTTCCCGAATTACATTGCAAACATTAAAGGTGACGTTTACTTCGTGGGGCAGCTTGACGCACAGGGATTATGTGGTACGGGGTTATGGGTTTTACGTTCCAATTCCAGGGAATGGGTTTCTGTGTCCGCTCCTCCAACCGAATACGACTCTGATAATCTTGGTTGTCCTTTTGGTTTCGTTCTGAAAGACAAGCTGTTCCTGTGTCCCTTGCCCGCACGAGGAATTAGCTATGTTTACGACCCCCCAGCCAACAAATGGACTAGACTGGAGTCCACATTTTCTCCTTCTGATCATCATTCTCTCCCATCCTTTGTGTTAGTGTCGCCCCCTGGGGATGTAGGCGATCGCAGCGTGGTGCTGACAGGGAGAATGAAGAGTCTTCCCGGCCGATCTCGTGTGAAATATGACATACACGCTTTGCTGGTGGATAATCAAGATTATCGTGTTCATCGCCGTCAACGCCTTGATGAGGTGTGGGAGGCGATCCAACCATCCTTCTTTAAAGCTTCGGACTCAGACCTCAGCTTGGTTGACCTTGGCAACAGCAAAGTATGCGTTATGATCGGTGGTCTCGCAGAACGCATTCCATCCCTTTGCATTTTAGTAGTTGAATTAGGGTTGGTACAAGAGGAGGAGCAGCAAAGGTTCTTATCTGTGCGTGTACTCGTCAATCGAGTCTTCGATATGGTGCCTGATAACTTAGAGGACCGCAGTCTTGAAGTGCCCTGCACCTCTTTTATTTTCTCGCTCAGCAAGGGAATGCCTGGCAAACATCCATACTCCCAGG